The genomic window acttacattttattttaaaaaccttTTGGTTTTCATTGGTATTTGAATCTCATTCTTACAGTCAGATGTACTATCTTCCcagtaaataaaacattttacacaaaaCGTCTTATTTtcgtgttatataaaggatataaaacattgtaacaacattcaaaaaacatttttgaaaactttatgcaaaacattctaacataatgttatttatgagttgacaaaatattttgccaaaacgttttccaaaatattttgcaataatattttgacaacatgttGTTGTGTTTTCCtcatgaaacattttaaaaatgttttcaggacttttacataaaccaacatttaaatattattaaaaggttttgacaaataaacatgtttataacattttaaaaacacttaaattgtgtttgctgggattttttggctattttggATCCGTTTGTAATGCAGAGTTACCAACCCTTACCATAGGAATGTAGAGCATGTTCAACTGAGCACTATACACCGTCACACAAATGTGGACCAATTTAACGAGTTGAGGTGAGGTTACTATGGATCATTCAAagcctcattaataaacgcgatgcgtacgatccaatcacatttagttatttgtgaaaacgcaaaCGCAAATCGAGggcattaatatctcacaattgccCGCAAAATGCGTAactgttccaatgtcgcacacaattgacaggcgtttgcgtgttgtgcgtcaaacaaactacgcgcgcgctggctgccatatttggattgcgcgctagcatatttgcacagattgtgatacgcacttttgttattggtcggcctgttttagcctgatcgctTTTTGGAAAGGGAGGATGTAAagatcatctatttttataaacttttgagcaaaattttgtgtttttttgtaaggtgaagagattaaagtgacggttatgaatgaggttaataactttgcatcggtaacaatacgcccctcgggatattccgaggtccaaagcaaaatgtttagatttttcacaatgccctccaaataacctcAAACTCTGCACCTGATCTGTTTCCACGGTGACTGTTACAGTGTATTACCTGACATCACCCATCAATTCAGTAGAAACATGTTGTATGTTATAATAATTACAATCGGAGAcataattaaaaagactagtttacgtctgacgtcatctgtcaatcaaactcacgCACTGTTTGTTACGAGTGTCGTGATGATTGAGTTTCTGAAGGCAGTGGTAAAACAGCGTGCCTTATGGTTaaaattttgcactttcaaatatacaaaccgtctcaaaagttaggtcttagtaataggaaactttttTCCTAAAGGCATCATGTTAACAATGCCTAGGAAGTTGcatttgccttgtaaaagtaaaaGTACCATCTTCCTTTTACACATTGCTGACCAATCAAGGGTTGTGAGAAgtgtgattgacagtgacgtcagacgcaaagtagtctttttaatttgttctTCGATTATAGCCATTAAGGCTATGCGTCATTTAGTCAGCTGAGCAGGTTCTTTTTAGAATCTCTCATAGATTAGATTCCATAGATGGTTCCTCTGGTATAGGAGATGTTGCCATGGTGGATGGTCTTAATGGGACAGCATCACCACCAGGTACTCTGGCATCGCTTGTAGATGCTTCTGTCATGCTGTAAATGGCTGCATAGAAGAGAACAGAATAGAACACAATATGATCAGGATGAAAGGTTATTGCTGTCCTTACACTATTCCCTTTTCTTAGTCCAGctgagcaacggctggactctttcATTCGGgcagtttcttcttctttctttcttctgtcaaccttgacataattggctctagctcctttGACCGACTAATGCTCAAAACTTTACTTCCAAGGTACTGATCTGGATATATTAAATTACAGGTTAGATCTGAGGTTTGGCAAAATGCCAAATTTAAGGGCTCTGAGCAACACAGTCTTATTTCCATGGCAAAAATGAGattcaaagacagagataaaaagactagttcgcgtctgaaattctgacgactagacagaaaatgccgtactgcccaggtcggcaaccaatcacggcgcgtcTTTGCCTTGACGTCAGATGCGAACcagtcttttttatctctgtctttcattataatgtgCATTCTATCCACACCAAAATAAAGCCACacaccagtgaaacagacttgcATCATATACCAATGCCACTGAGGCCAGAATTCTTTGAATCTGAATGGAGATGAGGCATTCTTGCGCTGAGCCCTCAAATAATTCATTACGCATATATCCTGTTAATAATGTACTCCAAACAACTACAATAATGATAGAATTTTATAAAAGGAACCTAGTACTCCCTACACAAAGAAATAATAACATGTAAGGAAGATACATACAAGGACAGCTACTTTTTAGAGAGAAAACCTTATGTGGCTCAGTAAAAGGGTTGATAAAACTATAAAACAGTTTGATGATACTCCAATTTGGACTTTTAGTCAGAGGTATAAGCATTAAAAACTTGGGGGTCCGCAAACTCTAAATAgccaattcaattttttttttggagggaATCCAAATAGTCAAAATTGGATGACCTGGACCCCCAAATGCAAGATGGTGCAAACCGTGCTTAATCTCCTCAGCATTATCTGTATCTGATAAAGATGTTTAATATGTATTATAATATTTCAACAACCTGCAGTACTCACAGTCTTGTTCTCGTTTCAGTTTTCTGAATACGGCTGATTCCATTGAATATACATCAAGAACTTGTTCAGAAGATGCTGTGGAttatacaataatattatatgaaatattgaagtacataaataaatcaacatcatgCTTGATACATCTTCTCTCTATCTTGAAGCTAGATTTTGAACATAGTAGAGCTTAGTAGGGAGAGTATGGCTCTGTGGTTATAATTCTTGCTTCtggtgcatgaggtcctgggtttgatcCTTGGTGGTAGAAACTCGCTGGGGTATTGACATGGAAAAATACACtgtctgaatttaattggcaatATCTGTGGATTCAATTCAGTCTTCCTCTCTCCTCATTGTACATTTAGATTTGGGTATATGAACTTTGAGAGATTTCTGTCCTTTAGAGGGGATGTTAAGCCATCGGCCTGTGTACAGAAGAGCCATTGTACCTCTGGCTCACAGTCAGTTTTGAGAAGATAGTAAGGTGTTAACCCTTGACTGTTCCAGCCCGTCCTGGTGTTCAAATGGGCCCAACAGAAATAAGCTTCATAAGAGCCTTTTCtttggttatccagggttgtcaaacctgaacaaaactaatacaaaaacaataaacaacaaGTGACTCTTATCATTAAAATCCCGATTAAAATACAACCTACAATGTTTTGTAGTGATCCATGATGTTCTTTGAAAGATATCAAACCATCATAGCTTCTGACAAACTGATTGCACTGATTTGAAGATCAAAAGTATAGAAAAATACTGATTCAGTTGATCATGACACAGGCGTGCTTCAGATTGAAAGATCATAAACCTGGCTATGGAAAGATCTACCTGCCATCACCATGTGTCCTGGTTCAGGCTCGTAACTAACCTGTATGTTTTGATAGAGCAAAAGCCAGGTTGTTGAGAACTTtgctctggtttttttttttcataaacagGACCCAATAAGGGCTGATTTAAAGGTAATTTTCATTCTTTTGGTCTCGATGTTACCCACAAATATTTTTACATGGAGGCTGTTGCTGTCTGTTACCTGCTATAATCAAAGACAAAAAATACTAGCTTGCATCTGATGTCATCTGTTAATCAACTCGGTCACAGTTTGTTTACGAATGTTTGAGTTTCTGAATGCGGTGGTTAAAACAGCATGCCTTAtgattaattttgcaccttcaaacatacaaaccatctcaaaagttagttctcagcaataggaaactttctttcttgaaggcaccatgtcaacaatgcctagaaaagttgctttttgccttgtgaaAGTAccataatttttcgccattttctgtgattcaGTTTTTCCAGATGAATCAATCTTCCCTTTATGCAATACTAATCAATAAAGGGTTGTGGGGAGTTTAATTTACAGTGACATCAGATGCATACTAGTCTGTTTAATTCTGTCTCTGATTATAGTTATGCCCTACAGTGCAGAAGGGTGAAAAATTCCACTAGTATCAGCTGACAATAGGGGCTTTAGGTTGAGGAGTGTTGGAGCAACTTACCAACAGATATTGCAGGAACTGAAAGAGTTTGCTCTTGTTTGCATGACTGATAATTCTTTCCTCTCTTCTTTCTTTTATAGCTACCATCTCCGTCTTGTACGACCACCGCTGGGATTATCTTGGGTTTGCGTCTTTTCAGGAATGCTGGCTTAACAAATGGATGCTGTTTGTTGTGATTCCACACCACAAAAATTAACAGTGATGAGCATATTATGAAAAATGTCCACTGCAAAATAATGAGAAAGCAAATATTGCACAGTATTGTATTATGAGAATTTGCCCCATAATTTTTCTCCCCTTTGAAGAGATCCTCACTTTTGAAGAATGACATTTTCCATATTTGCAAGTATGAAAAAGATCATAAAAATTAATTTCTACATTTTGGCCTCATATCTTGGTACTCGGTGGCTTAATTCTAAGAGCTCAACTGGAAGCTAAACTATGATGACTGTGAGGTGATGTCAAAGTCATATCAATTGGTATATGACCTAAACATGCCATATGAAGATGGACAACACTATTTTCAGTTGATTTTTCTGTATTCTAAACTAAAGTACCCCTGGTCAGTACACCACTACCCATGTCATTTTTATTGTATTCCTGAATCCTGACCAAGATTGAAACATTAAAACCTGTTCTTACCAGTACAATCCTAATAGAACGCATGGGACTTATTGGGAAACCATGCACCCTGATTATAAACTGTAGTGTATAGTTGCAATAGGTTCTACTGGCATCCACATATCTGAAATTACAAAGAAAAAGGTTTTTGTTCAAAAAGGACCTATATTGCTGTCACAAAGACTGGTGAAAATATAAACATTAGGGTGCATCTATAGCCCCCATagtttgcattatttttgtccaTAGCCTTAACATGTTCCACTTGTCCCAAAACTAATCCCTACCAAATTTTATTGAATTCGGAGTTAGTCTTATGGGGCCACCACAGGCTTGAAATCCGAAAATGGGCTTGTCCATTGAAACATGTAGTAAATTGAACTTTGCACTCTAAAAACACACTAATatcctatataatgcatgtaatggAAAGAAGAGGGCCATATCAAACTTAACTTTAATACTCTGCTGTGGGATTTGTTTCTTGGATATTCAgatgagggtcaaaggtcaacagagttcaatgtcaacaaaggtcaaatgtcaaccaaacaaggtcaaaggtcaacaataAACATAAATAACAATCAGAGCAAAGTAATACTGCATGATGTGTAAATTATTGGTCTTCTTTTTATCAGTCCTTTGAATAAGATTTTGATCAAGGGTTCCACACCTTAGGAAGCAATGATGCAGTAATTGTCAGCTAAATTCAAGCAACCTGGAGCTCTCCACAAAGCCAGGTGGATGGCAAAGCTACTTTACTCAGTAAAGATCTGTTTGCTTGAAGCCCATATTTCACGGCTGCCACAAGGTATCATAACAGCCACCCATCAAGTGCCCAAATTGAGAGAATTTGTTATCTTCACCACTCTGCTGATCTACAGTTTGTGGTGGTTGACCTGCACTTCAGCTGCTGATGCCCCATGGCATGACCTCAATCTGTTCCACAAGTTGCTCATGTATGAGGCCCGGGGTATGAGGCTGTGAATCCAGTCATTTCTTCAAGTGCAATTAAAGCTTTGAAGCGTCACCTATGGTACTTGACAGAATGTTAGTATGGTATGGTACTTGAGAGATGGTGCCCCTTGCACTGTTTAGTGATATAGAGCCCACAGATGAGCGATGTGCACTCGCTGATAAACTCCTTGCAGGTAAACCTGCAGTAGATATCTTAGCACCTAAGAAGCGGATTGGATTTTAAACCTTTGGAAAGCCTGAGTTTCCAACCAACATCACCGCTGCAACATCTCTTGGAGACTTGGTCAATGAAGACTCATGATTCACTATCCACATCCTTCAAATAAACACTGACTTTCTCACTGAAGATACATGGTCAAATTCTTCAGCATATCAAGAATCCTTTGCCAACATTGGAGCCATCAATATGTTATCAACGACTGTGCACTGCACTG from Amphiura filiformis chromosome 5, Afil_fr2py, whole genome shotgun sequence includes these protein-coding regions:
- the LOC140151823 gene encoding cation channel sperm-associated auxiliary subunit gamma-like, with product MNVLLGCAPGTRLIFDLNSTLEYTTKEFGVIYDCPAVRTNPDMPCFYYKQAFHPFFQVLDLVTGRAELFTGNYTFRVIGGSQEELTDIRYYDQKEQELYNLQDHGKDETLIWIPIEEEIPHTNDSTVIFNHEHSGVILNCQQYSACADVPLQVPYAPEYYFLIEVSNRYVDASRTYCNYTLQFIIRVHGFPISPMRSIRIVLWTFFIICSSLLIFVVWNHNKQHPFVKPAFLKRRKPKIIPAVVVQDGDGSYKRKKRGKNYQSCKQEQTLSVPAISVASSEQVLDVYSMESAVFRKLKREQDSIYSMTEASTSDARVPGGDAVPLRPSTMATSPIPEEPSMESNL